GCAGGCGGCGCGGGGCGGAAACGCTCCGCCGTGCGGGCGGCATCGCGCCAATAACCCTGCGCGACGAGCGGCCCGCAATGGACCAGTTCGCCCGGCTCTTCGTCGTCGGTGAGGCTGCCGTCCGGGCGCACCACCAATATCTCGGCGAAGGGGATCGCCGTCCCCATGCTGTCGGGATGGCTCGCCACCAAAGCAGGCGGAAGATAGGTGGAACGGAAGGCTTCCGTCAGCCCATACATGGGATAGAGGTCGGCCTGCGGGAACAACGCCCGCAGCTTCGCCACCAGCGGACGGGTCAACGCGCCGCCGCTGTTGGTGAGGCGCTTGAGCTTCGCGGCCGTTGCCGCGGGCCAGTCCAGTTCGGTGAGCTGCACCCAGAGCGGCGGCACCCCGGCCAGCGTCGTGATGCCCCGCCGGTCCACCGCCTTCATGACGTCGCGCGGCGTCAGATAGTCGAGCGGAACGGCGCATCCGCCCGCAAACCATGTCGAAAATAGCTGATTCTGCCCATAGTCGAAGCTGAAGGGCAGGACGCACAGCGTGCGATCCTCCGGCGAGAGGCGCAGATAGCCGGCCACCGACACCGCGCCCAGCCACAGGTTCGCATGGCTCAGCATCACGCCTTTGGGCCGCCCGGTCGATCCGCTGGTATAGAGGATCGCGGCCAGATCGTCCGGCGCGGCGTCGCAGGGGCCTATCCCCTCCCCCCCCTCATGGCGGCGGCGGCGTCACCCTCAGGGTGGAGGTGGCATCCGGAGGGCACATCGCCCTCCCCCAGCGTATCGAGCCGCGCCGCCGTGCCGATCAGCAGCGCCGCGCCGCTGTCGGAGAGGATATGGGCGACCTGCGCATGTTTCAGCAGCGGGTTGATCGGGACATGCACCAGCCCGGCGCGCGGCGCGGCGAGCGGCATGAGCGCCGCCACCGGCCCCTTGGCGATCCAGCTTGCCACCCGTGCTCCTCGCTCCAGCCCGAATCCGGCGAGCCAGCCCGCCAGCCGTGCGAGAGCTTGCTCCAGTTCGGAGAAATCATGGCAGCCCGACCGGCCGTCCAGTGCCGGATGCGTGGGGTTTCCGCGCAAAAGCACATGATCGATGGGCCGTAACTCCACGTCGCCGAAGAGGGGGTCGCTTAACTTCATCTCCAGACTTTTCCTTTAGGCGCGTGGGACGTGCCGGGGAGATAGTGGTTTGGCGGTCGCAAGGGAATATCGGAGCTTCGCGGAGGTGCGGCCCGCACTGGCCGGGCGGCTCGATCGCGCCGCGACGCCCTGCCTGTTCGACCGGATCGACTGGTTCGAATCGCTCCATGGCCATTGTTTTGCGGATCGGCCCCCGCATGTGCTGCGGGTGACGGAGGAGGATGCGGAGCTTTGGCTGTTCCTGCTGCCGTCCGATACGCGCCGCCTTTCGGCCCTGGCGAACTGGTATAGTTTCCTTTGGAGACCGATCTTCCTGAGCGCGCCCGCTCTCCCGTTGCAGGCGGCATTGCTGGAGGCGGCGGCGCTTCATCTCCTCGCCGATCATGCCCAGATCGATTTCTACCCGGTGCAGGGCGAAGCCGAACAGATGCTGGCCGCCTTCCGCCGTGCCGGATGGTTCGCGGTGCGCCGCCCGATGGGTGGGCGGCATGTGCTGGACGTGAAAGGGCGCGATTTCGCGGCCTATTGGGCGCAGCGCCCGGGGCGGCTGCGCAACCAGGTGCGGCGCAAGGGCCGTGGCGCGCCCTTCGCCATCGACATATCCAAGCGCCTGACCGACGCCTTGTGGGACGATTATCAGCATGTCCATGCCCGCAGCTGGAAGGACGCGGAGCCGGGCCTTTCCTTCCTGCGGGCCTTGGCCGAGCGGGAAAGCGTGGCGGGCACGTTGCGGATGGGCTTTGCGCGGCGGGACGGGATGCCGGTGGCGACGCAACTGTGGACGGTGGAGAATGGCGTCGCGCTGATCCACAAACTCTCTCACGACCGGGCTTTCGACCATGGCTCGCCCGGCACCTTGCTCAGCCACGCGATGTTCGCCCATGCGATCGACGCGGACCACGTGGCGACGATCGATTATGGCACGGGCGACAATGCCTATAAGCGGGACTGGATGGACGAACGGGCGACGCTGCACCGCATCGACTGCTTCAACCCGCGCCATGCCTCCACCTGGATTCCGGCGGCGCGCACCGCGATTTCCGCGCTTGTCGGATAGATCGCGAGCCATTAAGCGACGGCCCATGCAGGCAGAAGATTCTCAGCCGGTCGACCGGATGGACGAAGTGGAGAACCTGACGCGCGCGCTGTTGCGCGACGTTCTGGGCCTGACGCAGGAAAGGGTCGATGCGTTCGAGGCGGACACGCCGCTTTTCGGAGCGCTGCCGGAACTGGATTCCATGGCCGTCGCTGGCCTGCTCACCGAAATGGAGGATCGCTTCCAGATCCTGATCGACGACGAGGATATCGACGGCGACACGTTCGAGACTTTCGGCACGCTGGTGTCCTTCGCGCGGATGAAGGTCGGCGGATAGTTTTCGGTTTGCTTTCGGCCAGCAGCGGACACTCCTTCATCCGTTCGGGCTGAGCGAAGTCGAAGCCTTCCACTGAGCGGAGCGAAGTGGCCTCCCTCCGGTCGGCCGTGCCCTTCGACTTCGCTCAGGGCGTACGGAATGAGGAAGGCGGACCGTCGCCAATCCCCCCTACTCCGCCGCCAGCGCCTCGAAATCCGCTTCGGCGAGGAATTTCTCGACGTCCAGCGCGGCCATGCATCCCATGCCCGCCGCCGTTACCGCCTGGCGGTAGATCTTGTCGGTGACGTCGCCCGCCGCGAACACGCCCGGGACGGCGGTGCGGGTCGTGCCCTTTTCCACCAGCAGATAGCCTTCGTCCATCGGCAGCTTGCCTGCGAACAATTCCGTCGCGGGCTGGTGCCCGATGGCGACGAACGCGCCGTCCGCCTCGATATGGCTGGCCTTGCCCGTCACCGTGTCGATCAGGTCGACGCCGACCAGCCCTTCGGGATCGCCGCCGCCCACGAAACGCGCGATCTTCTGGTTCCAGACCACCTTGATGTTCGGATGCGCGAACAGGCGTTCCTGCAGGATCTTCTCCGCCCGCAGCGAATCGCGCCGATGGATCAGCGTCACGTCATGGCTGTGGTTGGTGAGGTAGAGCGCTTCCTCCACCGCCGTGTTGCCGCCGCCGATCACGACCACCTTCTTGCCGCGATAGAAAAAACCGTCGCAGGTGGCGCAGGCGGACACGCCCTTGCCCTGAAGCAGCTGCTCGCCCTCCGCGCCCAGCCATTTGGCCTGCGCGCCAGTGCAGATCACCAGGCTGTCGGCGACATAGATGGTGCCGCTGTCGCCCGTCAGGCGGAAGGGCCGCTGCGAAAGGTCGACGTCCACGATCATGTCATAGACCATCTGCGCGCCGACATGCTCGGCCTGCGCCTGCATCTGCTCCATCAGCCACGGCCCCTGGATCACGTCCCTGAAGCCCGGATAATTCTCCACGTCCGTCGTGATGGTCAGCTGCCCGCCCGGCTGCATCCCCTGCACCACGATCGGCGCCAGCCCCGCGCGTGCGCCGTAAATGGCGGCGGACAGGCCGGCCGGGCCGGAACCGAGGATGAGCATGCGGGTGGAATGGGTAGCGGTCATGACGGTCTTTCGGCTGCGATTCGTTGTCGGGAAGGAGATAAGGCCCCCCCGCCTCCGCGCAAGCGTCAGTTGGCCATGCTTTTCCCTCTGCCCCTGATAGGCGAGCGATCAGCCCAGCACGTCGGGCAGGTCTTCGAAGCCTTTCCGCAGCGCGGCGGACCAGCTTTGGGACAGGGTGGCGAACTGCTCGTCGTCCGCCTCGATCCGGGTGCGGACGCGGAAGTCGAACGCATCCCGTTCGATCACCGCAAGGTCGAGGGGCATCCCCACCGAAAGATTGGATCGCAACGTCGAATCCATCGACACCAGCACCGCCTTCACCGCCTCCTCCAGGCTCGTTTCCCGCTGGATGATGCGGTCGAGGATCGGCTTGCCATATTTATGCTCGCCGATCTGGAAGAAGGGCGTGTCCTCCGTCGCCTCGATGAAGTTCCCGGCGGAATAGACGAGGTAGAGGCGCGGCTTGCCGCCACGGCGCTGGCCCGCGATCAGGATGGAGGCGTCGGCCGCCGATCCCTGCATCTCGATCGTGCTGCGATACTGGCCCTGCATGGCGCACATGGCCTCCCCCACGATCTGCGCCACGCGATGCATGGTCGGGCAGTTGAGGATGGTCTCCACATCGGGGTCGAGCGCCGAATCCTTGATCGCGCGGCCCAGCATCGACTTGACGCCCTGCGTGATCGACAGATTGCCTGAGCAGAGCAACGCGATGGCCCGCTCGCCCGGGTTCACATAGGTGAAGGTCTTCCGGAAGCGCGCGATATTGTCCATGCCCGCATTGGTACGGGTGTCGGACAGCATGACCAGTCCCTGATCGACGCGCACCGCCACACAATATGTCATGCTCCTGCGGCTCCCGAATGCCTGCCTATCTTTCCGGCATGGACGACGGGGCACCTTGCTGCTGCTGTTGCTGCAACTGCCGCTCCTCCAGCCCTTCCTCCGCCTGCGCGATCCGGACGTCCGCGTCAATCCACATATCGCCCGTCAGCGTGACGGACCCACGGATCGGCGCGGCGGCGTCCGCGTCCAGCCCCGACGCCACGCGCAGATAGCGGTCGGTGACGCAGACCTGATTGGACGGATCGAACCCGACCCAGCCAAGATCGGGCACCAGCGCTTCGGCCCAGCCATGGGTTTCGTGCAGCGCATCCCCCTCCTCCGCCAGCAGATAGCCCGACACGTAACGCGCGGGCATCCCGAGCGTCCGCGCGCCCGCGATGAATATCTGCGCATGGTCCTGGCACACGCCCGCGCCCAGGGCGAACGCTTCGGCCGCGCTGGTTTCCGTCGATGTAACGCCGGCGCGATAGCTCACCGCCTGCCGCACCGATGCCGAAAGGGCGTGAAGCCGATCCAACGGCGATCCTTGCTCCGCCACGGACATCGCCAGAGCGCGAATCCCGTCCGATGCGCGGGTCAGCGGCGTATCGCGCAGGAAATAGCGGGGATCGACCTGCCCCGTCGGCCATCCCAGGACGCCGTGGGTCTCCGTCGTTTCCGCCAGCCCTTCCGCCACGACGACCGCATGGTCGAGCTGGTCATGGCGGATCCACACCGCCTCCTTCTCGCCATAGCTGTTGGGATGGAAAGCGGTGACCGGATCACCGTTCACAATGACGCGCCATTCCCATATCTTCTGTTGCGGCGTGTCGACCGGCATCAGCTTCAGCCGCATGGCGACACGCCCCGCCGCCCCGGCATAGCGATAGACGGTCTGATGCCGGACGAGCAGTTTCATGGCCGACGTTCCCTTCCCCTAGCCGAAATAATAGGTCTGGGCGATCTCGAAGCCCAGCCGGTTGGTCATCTTCAGGCTCATCTGCACCGTTTCATGCAGGCCCCGGCGGAAAATCTCTCCACTGTCCAGCTCTTCCAGATCGGCGACCATCTCCTGCACCGTATCATGACAAGGGCCGCGCGAATCATGCCAGCCTGCGAGCCGATTGAGCCGATAGGCCAACTGGTCGGCGCAAAAGGCGACGCTGCGCGGGAACAGGCGATTGAGCATCAGGAAATCGGTGATCTGCCACGGCGTGTAGGTGCCGCCATAGACATGATGATAGGCCCGCGCGCCCGACAGGGCATAGAGCACCGAAGTCCACTGATAATGATCCCGATTGCCGCCGATCACCTCCGTTTCGGGGAGCAGCACATAATATTTGACGTCCAGCAGCCGCAACGTCATCTGCGCTCGCTCCAGCGCCCCGCCCGCGCGCAGGAAGTCATGCCCCTCGTTGCGAAGCTGCCCCGCGTCCGTCGCGCCCCGGAACGTCATCACCCGCGTCTTCACCCAGTCGATCAGCGCGGGAAGCTGCTGCCGCGCCTCCGCCACGTCATAGCTGTCGAGCTTGCGCCATCCTTCGTTGAGCGATTCCCACATGTCCTGCGTCAACATGGTGCGCGCTGACTTGGCGTTGGCGCGCGCCTTGAGCAGGCAGGATCGGATGGAGGACGGATTGTCCGGGTCCAGCATCAGATAGGATACGACATCGCTTTCCGTGACCGGCGTCCCAGTCGGAAACTGCTCCTCGCACCCCGCCGCGCGGACGACCGATCGCCACTCGTCGCGATGATGCGCGCCGGGCAGGATCGTCATGCGCTGCCCCATGGTGAGCAGCCGCGCGGTGGCCTCCGCCCGCTCCATGTAGCGGGCCATCCAGAAGAGATTTTCAGCGGTCCGGCTCAGCATCGCATCAATCCTGCAAAATCCAGGTGTCCTTCACCCCGCCGCCCTGGCTGGAATTCACCACCAGCGATCCTTCGGTCAGCGCCACGCGGGTCAGGCCGCCGGGCACCAGCCGGATCTGCTGACCGACGAGGCAATAGGGACGGAAATCGGCATGACGCCCCACCACGGCGGCAGGCCCAAGCGTCGGGACGGTGGACAGGTCCAGCGTCGGCTGGGCGATGAACTCGCCGGGATGGACCCTGATCCGGTCGGCATAGGCCTCGACTTCGGCAGTGGAGGATTTGGGGCCGATCAACATGCCGTAACCGCCCGAGCCATGCACCTCCTTCGCCACCAGTTCATGCAGATGCTCCAGCACATAGGCGCACTCGTCGGGCTTCGAACACTGCCACGTCTGGATATTGTCGAGGATCGGCTGCTCGCCCAGATAGAAGCGGATCATTTCCGGCACATAGATATAAACAGCCTTGTCGTCCGCGATCCCCGCTCCGGGCGCCGACGCCAGCGTCACGCCGCCGTTGCGGTAGACATGGAAGATGCCGGGGATGCCAAGCAGGCTGTCGGGCCGGAAGGTCAGCGGGTCGAGATACTCGTCGTCGATCCGGCGATAGATCACGTCCACCGCCTTCGGCCCCAGCGTGGTCTTCATCCAGACGCGGCCTTCATCGACGAACAGGTCGGCAGGCTCCACCAGTTCCACGCCCATCAGGTCGGCAAGGAAGCTGTGCTCATAATAGGCGCTGTTGAGCGATCCCGGCGTCAGCACCACGACCACCGGATCGCCCTTGCAGGCAGGCGGGGCGACTTCCTTCAGGCTCTTCAGAAGCTGGGCCGGATAATCGTCCACCGGTGCGACCAGCCCCTGCGCGAAAAGCTCGGGGAACATGCGCGTCATGATCTCCCGGTTTTCCAGCATGTAGGAGACGCCCGAGGGCGTGCGGCAATTATCCTCCAGCACCTCGAAGCGCGTCGGGCCGGTCCGCACGATGTCGATGCCGACGATATGGCTGTAGACCCGGCCCGGCGGCGTAAAGCCGACCATCTCCGCCAGATAGGCCCTGTTGCGGTATATGATCTCGGCGGGAATGATCCCAGCCTTGATGATCTCCCCCCGGTGATAGATATCGAGCAGGAAAGCGTTCAAGGCCCGCGCCCGCTGCTTGATGCCCCGATCCAGCACCCGCCATTCCTGCGCGGTGAAGATGCGGGGCAGCAGGTCGAAGGGGATCAGTCTTTCCGGGTCGCCCCCTTCCCCATAAACGGCGAAGGTGATGCCGATGCGGCGGAAGATCGCCTCAGCCTCCTCCATGCGACGATTGAGCCCGGCTATGCCGGTCCGTTCCACCCATTTCTGCACTTCGTCATAACAGGCGCGGACGGAACCATCAGGCTCAAACATTTCATGGAAGGGCAAAGCGTCGTTCCTCCCTCGGCCACAGGCCATTGTGCGTTGCAACATTAGTGCAATGCTGGCGCGGGATTGCAAGACAAAAATGCGCGAAGGCGCACCGCGGTGGATAAGGAATGGGAAAGTGGTAGCGGAGGACATTCGCCACCAATACAGTCCGACCATTCGATTTACCTGTTAAAATACTGAAATTTCTCAATAAAAATGATTTTCCGCCACTCACGGCACATCATTGTCGTTCGCGGCTGCTGGACGAGATGGAAGGCCGCGAAGCAGATTGCGATAACCGCGATCGCGCAAGGCTTGCCCCGCCTTGATGGCGCGGCATATCCGGCTGCGGAGATAGTCCGAATAGCCGTTCCAGTCCTCCCGGACGCGATCCTTTCCGAACAGCGCAATGCCGATCTCCCGCTGGGATGCTCCGGCGTCATGGCCATCCAGCACTTGCAGGATGAACGCCAGCCTGGCCCCGCGCGCATCGGGACCGTCATGGTCCGCACATTGCCTTCCCCGCCGTTGCAGATCGAGCAGACGGCGCAGCGTCCGCAACCGGGATTGCACGGCGCATCCGGCCAACGAAGCATGAAGCGCCACCGGCCCCCGCAACACCGTTCCCGTTTCGACATGGAGCCGGATGGGACGTGGCGGGCGGCCGATCTGCACATGCTCCGTCCCGCCTCTGTCGCGGAACACCGTGACGACTTGCCCAAGGTCCATAACGTCAAACGCATCCTCCGTATGATGCGGCGAAATAACCGCCACCGGCAGGACGGAAGGATCGACGGATGCAAGCCAGAATGGCGGCGCGGCCAAGGCGTCGTTATCGGGCGGAGCGGCGAATGGGCATCCCCACTCCGGCGAAATGCCAACAGCGGAAATCAGCGACAGCGGCGGCATCAGCCATCGCTCCTGTGTGGGCTTGGGAAGGCTTTGCACCGCTTTCCGATAGTCGGGATTGCGGCGCAGGAATTCCCATGCCCAGCCCGAACGGTCGAGATCGAGAAGCGGGCGATAACTGGCGGGATTGCGCCAATCGAGACGTTCCTGCCCGTCGATGAGATTTGCCATCGGTCATCCTCCTTCCGCG
This genomic window from Sphingobium cloacae contains:
- a CDS encoding GNAT family N-acetyltransferase, whose product is MAVAREYRSFAEVRPALAGRLDRAATPCLFDRIDWFESLHGHCFADRPPHVLRVTEEDAELWLFLLPSDTRRLSALANWYSFLWRPIFLSAPALPLQAALLEAAALHLLADHAQIDFYPVQGEAEQMLAAFRRAGWFAVRRPMGGRHVLDVKGRDFAAYWAQRPGRLRNQVRRKGRGAPFAIDISKRLTDALWDDYQHVHARSWKDAEPGLSFLRALAERESVAGTLRMGFARRDGMPVATQLWTVENGVALIHKLSHDRAFDHGSPGTLLSHAMFAHAIDADHVATIDYGTGDNAYKRDWMDERATLHRIDCFNPRHASTWIPAARTAISALVG
- a CDS encoding acyl carrier protein, with the protein product MQAEDSQPVDRMDEVENLTRALLRDVLGLTQERVDAFEADTPLFGALPELDSMAVAGLLTEMEDRFQILIDDEDIDGDTFETFGTLVSFARMKVGG
- the trxB gene encoding thioredoxin-disulfide reductase → MTATHSTRMLILGSGPAGLSAAIYGARAGLAPIVVQGMQPGGQLTITTDVENYPGFRDVIQGPWLMEQMQAQAEHVGAQMVYDMIVDVDLSQRPFRLTGDSGTIYVADSLVICTGAQAKWLGAEGEQLLQGKGVSACATCDGFFYRGKKVVVIGGGNTAVEEALYLTNHSHDVTLIHRRDSLRAEKILQERLFAHPNIKVVWNQKIARFVGGGDPEGLVGVDLIDTVTGKASHIEADGAFVAIGHQPATELFAGKLPMDEGYLLVEKGTTRTAVPGVFAAGDVTDKIYRQAVTAAGMGCMAALDVEKFLAEADFEALAAE
- a CDS encoding peptidase, whose translation is MTYCVAVRVDQGLVMLSDTRTNAGMDNIARFRKTFTYVNPGERAIALLCSGNLSITQGVKSMLGRAIKDSALDPDVETILNCPTMHRVAQIVGEAMCAMQGQYRSTIEMQGSAADASILIAGQRRGGKPRLYLVYSAGNFIEATEDTPFFQIGEHKYGKPILDRIIQRETSLEEAVKAVLVSMDSTLRSNLSVGMPLDLAVIERDAFDFRVRTRIEADDEQFATLSQSWSAALRKGFEDLPDVLG
- a CDS encoding transglutaminase family protein is translated as MKLLVRHQTVYRYAGAAGRVAMRLKLMPVDTPQQKIWEWRVIVNGDPVTAFHPNSYGEKEAVWIRHDQLDHAVVVAEGLAETTETHGVLGWPTGQVDPRYFLRDTPLTRASDGIRALAMSVAEQGSPLDRLHALSASVRQAVSYRAGVTSTETSAAEAFALGAGVCQDHAQIFIAGARTLGMPARYVSGYLLAEEGDALHETHGWAEALVPDLGWVGFDPSNQVCVTDRYLRVASGLDADAAAPIRGSVTLTGDMWIDADVRIAQAEEGLEERQLQQQQQQGAPSSMPER
- a CDS encoding alpha-E domain-containing protein, coding for MLSRTAENLFWMARYMERAEATARLLTMGQRMTILPGAHHRDEWRSVVRAAGCEEQFPTGTPVTESDVVSYLMLDPDNPSSIRSCLLKARANAKSARTMLTQDMWESLNEGWRKLDSYDVAEARQQLPALIDWVKTRVMTFRGATDAGQLRNEGHDFLRAGGALERAQMTLRLLDVKYYVLLPETEVIGGNRDHYQWTSVLYALSGARAYHHVYGGTYTPWQITDFLMLNRLFPRSVAFCADQLAYRLNRLAGWHDSRGPCHDTVQEMVADLEELDSGEIFRRGLHETVQMSLKMTNRLGFEIAQTYYFG
- a CDS encoding circularly permuted type 2 ATP-grasp protein: MPFHEMFEPDGSVRACYDEVQKWVERTGIAGLNRRMEEAEAIFRRIGITFAVYGEGGDPERLIPFDLLPRIFTAQEWRVLDRGIKQRARALNAFLLDIYHRGEIIKAGIIPAEIIYRNRAYLAEMVGFTPPGRVYSHIVGIDIVRTGPTRFEVLEDNCRTPSGVSYMLENREIMTRMFPELFAQGLVAPVDDYPAQLLKSLKEVAPPACKGDPVVVVLTPGSLNSAYYEHSFLADLMGVELVEPADLFVDEGRVWMKTTLGPKAVDVIYRRIDDEYLDPLTFRPDSLLGIPGIFHVYRNGGVTLASAPGAGIADDKAVYIYVPEMIRFYLGEQPILDNIQTWQCSKPDECAYVLEHLHELVAKEVHGSGGYGMLIGPKSSTAEVEAYADRIRVHPGEFIAQPTLDLSTVPTLGPAAVVGRHADFRPYCLVGQQIRLVPGGLTRVALTEGSLVVNSSQGGGVKDTWILQD
- a CDS encoding DUF2285 domain-containing protein translates to MANLIDGQERLDWRNPASYRPLLDLDRSGWAWEFLRRNPDYRKAVQSLPKPTQERWLMPPLSLISAVGISPEWGCPFAAPPDNDALAAPPFWLASVDPSVLPVAVISPHHTEDAFDVMDLGQVVTVFRDRGGTEHVQIGRPPRPIRLHVETGTVLRGPVALHASLAGCAVQSRLRTLRRLLDLQRRGRQCADHDGPDARGARLAFILQVLDGHDAGASQREIGIALFGKDRVREDWNGYSDYLRSRICRAIKAGQALRDRGYRNLLRGLPSRPAAANDNDVP